In Rutidosis leptorrhynchoides isolate AG116_Rl617_1_P2 chromosome 2, CSIRO_AGI_Rlap_v1, whole genome shotgun sequence, one genomic interval encodes:
- the LOC139893295 gene encoding protein trichome birefringence-like 12, translated as MGTSLRTTLLTWLILTAFSLTIFYSNILPLYSHSKPSSLPLPVPCNLFRGKWVFDPTRRRPIYDETCPFHRNAWNCIRNQRDNMDRINSWKWVPEKCQLYDIDPVEFMGKMRDKNIGFIGDSLNENFLVSFLCTLRAADLGAKKWKRKGAWRGAYFPKFNVTVAYHRAVLLAKYEWQPKQSEITEGIEVRGVHRVDVDIPAKEWADIGGFYDVVIFNTGHWWGYDKFPKESPLAFYEGGKPIVPAPDMLGGLQIVLKNMAAHIHKEFPKTTLKFWRLQSPRHFYGGDWNQNGSCLSRDPLKESELELWFDPSNNGVNKEARLINQVIIKTLQETDIELLDLTHLSEFRADAHPATWLGKKDAVSVWGQDCMHWCLPGVPDTWVNVLSQLIRYRLGTR; from the exons ATGGGTACTAGCCTCCGTACAACCTTATTAACATGGTTAATTCTCACAGCTTTTTCACTCACCATCTTCTACTCAAACATACTCCCTTTATACTCGCATTCAAAACCTTCATCATTACCACTCCCAGTACCCTGCAATCTTTTCAGAGGAAAATGGGTATTTGACCCGACCCGAAGAAGACCCATATACGATGAAACCTGCCCTTTTCACAGAAACGCATGGAATTGTATTAGAAACCAAAGAGATAATATGGATCGGATCAATTCTTGGAAATGGGTACCTGAAAAATGTCAACTTTATGATATTGACCCAGTTGAATTTATGGGTAAAATGAGAGATAAAAATATTGGGTTTATAGGGGATTCTTTAAATGAAAACTTTTTGGTGAGTTTTTTGTGTACTCTTAGGGCTGCTGATTTGGGTGCTAAGAAATGGAAGAGGAAAGGGGCTTGGAGAGGAGCTTATTTCCCTAAATTCAATGTTACTGTCGCATACCATCGTGCGGTTTTGCTAGCGAAATACGA ATGGCAGCCAAAACAATCAGAGATCACCGAGGGAATCGAAGTGAGGGGTGTACATCGTGTGGACGTGGATATTCCAGCCAAAGAGTGGGCCGATATTGGTGGTTTTTATGATGTTGTCATTTTCAACACTGGACACTG GTGGGGCTATGATAAGTTTCCTAAAGAGTCACCTCTTGCCTTCTATGAAGGGGGGAAGCCGATAGTTCCCGCTCCCGACATGTTGGGTGGGCTTCAAATTGTACTGAAAAACATGGCTGCTCACATACACAAAGAGTTCCCCAAGACGACACTTAAATTTTGGCGGCTGCAATCACCTAGGCACTTTTACGGTGGTGATTGGAACCAAAATGGAAGTTGCTTATCCCGTGACCCTCTTAAGGAATCTGAG CTAGAACTGTGGTTTGATCCCAGCAACAACGGAGTCAACAAAGAAGCAAGATTAAtaaatcaagtgatcattaagacaCTACAAGAAACGGATATCGAACTACTTGACCTGACCCACTTAAGTGAGTTTAGAGCCGATGCCCATCCAGCCACTTGGTTGGGTAAAAAAGATGCTGTGTCTGTTTGGGGTCAGGATTGCATGCATTGGTGCCTACCCGGTGTTCCAGATACTTGGGTCAACGTGTTGTCGCAACTTATACGATATAGGTTAGGGACAAGATGA